In one window of bacterium DNA:
- a CDS encoding CBS domain-containing protein has product MEKSQTIIPNLIAGGAQNRGLPADSALPVVVFYNLSDLLGCPVRYEDEARPFARLYDIGGSTATAYPLANALELTPQKGRLHTFLTWNAVLSMTATETVVRRTTEPAPTADFWARRDVLDDQVVDVSGAQVVRVNDVHLIYSDNKLIFGHVEIGLRGILRRLRFERPVNFMAQWLFDYTIKDSFVTWRNIQVMSPGGVPGGLRVDKLSDQLADIHPAELADILEQLGVKDRQALFNSMTVETAADALEEVEPEFQRTLVSHGEPGRVADILEEMPPDEAAEVLRDLGPDAQNIINRMEGEAASEVKTLLSHKEESAGGVMDPSCIEAHPDTTVASLLERIPKLTEEVEVYNLIYIVDESRTLKGVLSLRELFRAPPAATLESLISHELITVAPETRLKDVAREFAKYGFQAVPVVNAEGILQGVVRYDSVLSHLAEFLND; this is encoded by the coding sequence ATGGAAAAATCTCAGACCATTATCCCGAATTTGATCGCAGGCGGAGCACAAAACAGAGGCCTTCCCGCCGATAGTGCCCTGCCTGTGGTCGTTTTCTATAATCTTTCGGACTTACTTGGATGCCCGGTGCGTTATGAAGACGAGGCCCGTCCGTTCGCCCGCCTGTATGACATCGGCGGCTCGACGGCCACCGCCTACCCGCTGGCCAACGCACTGGAGTTAACGCCCCAAAAGGGACGCCTCCACACCTTTTTAACCTGGAACGCCGTCCTGTCCATGACCGCAACGGAGACGGTCGTTCGCCGGACCACTGAACCGGCCCCAACCGCTGATTTCTGGGCACGGCGGGATGTGCTGGATGACCAGGTCGTGGATGTGTCCGGAGCCCAGGTGGTACGGGTCAACGACGTCCACCTGATTTATTCCGACAATAAGTTGATCTTCGGACATGTGGAAATCGGATTGCGCGGCATTCTCCGCCGGCTCAGGTTTGAACGCCCTGTCAATTTCATGGCCCAATGGCTTTTTGACTACACCATCAAGGATAGCTTTGTCACCTGGCGTAATATCCAAGTGATGTCACCCGGCGGGGTTCCGGGCGGACTCCGGGTCGACAAGCTCTCCGACCAGCTGGCTGATATTCATCCGGCGGAACTGGCCGACATCCTGGAGCAACTGGGGGTCAAAGACCGGCAGGCCCTCTTCAATTCCATGACCGTCGAAACGGCCGCCGATGCGCTGGAAGAGGTTGAGCCCGAGTTCCAACGGACCCTGGTCTCCCATGGCGAACCCGGGCGTGTGGCGGACATTCTCGAGGAGATGCCTCCTGATGAGGCGGCCGAGGTCTTACGTGACCTCGGACCGGACGCCCAGAACATCATCAACCGCATGGAAGGCGAAGCCGCCTCTGAAGTCAAAACCCTGCTCTCCCACAAGGAGGAGAGTGCGGGCGGCGTCATGGATCCCAGCTGCATTGAAGCGCATCCCGATACCACGGTCGCCTCCCTTCTGGAGCGCATCCCCAAGCTGACAGAAGAAGTCGAGGTCTACAACCTCATCTACATCGTCGATGAAAGCCGGACGCTGAAAGGCGTACTCAGCCTGCGGGAATTATTCCGGGCCCCGCCGGCCGCGACGCTGGAAAGCCTGATTTCCCATGAACTCATTACGGTAGCCCCCGAAACCCGGCTGAAGGATGTCGCCCGGGAATTTGCCAAATACGGGTTCCAGGCGGTTCCCGTCGTAAACGCCGAAGGCATTCTGCAAGGGGTCGTCCGCTACGACAGCGTCCTGTCTCATCTGGCCGAATTTTTAAACGATTGA
- a CDS encoding DEAD/DEAH box helicase produces MPNQKPAAPHVPHQHPPVAHSPHSVPAHRPPASSPASVADVFTTLIPELQRAVAEEGYTIPTPIQAATIPHLLAGRDLLGCAQTGTGKTAAFTLPILQYLTQHKRVPSRGRPRVLILGPTRELVAQIGDSIRTYGRHVNVTHTTIFGGVGQQPQVVAVNRGVDIVAATPGRLLDLMQQGHVRLDQVEVFVLDEADRMLDMGFIRDIRQILNALPKKRHTLFFSATMAKEVVELARTMVHDPIHVTITPGQPTVEKIDQKVLFVDKGHKDSLLASLLKDPSINRVIVFVQMKHAADKVVQKLMMNGISTEAIHGNKSQSARTRALAGFKAGKVRVLVATDIAARGLDVDDITHVVNYDLPIEPETYVHRIGRTARAGASGDAVSFCAAEDREFLRAIERLIRKAIPVDTAHEYHSETARNATGANARPPPRRQMRGGGGGRQGGRPSGNRRR; encoded by the coding sequence ATGCCTAACCAGAAACCCGCCGCCCCCCATGTCCCCCATCAACACCCGCCCGTAGCCCATAGCCCCCATTCGGTGCCGGCCCATCGGCCGCCGGCCAGTTCCCCTGCGAGCGTCGCGGATGTGTTTACCACGTTGATTCCTGAACTGCAGCGGGCCGTCGCCGAGGAGGGGTATACCATTCCCACGCCCATCCAGGCGGCTACGATCCCGCACCTGCTGGCCGGACGTGACCTGTTGGGGTGTGCCCAGACGGGAACCGGCAAGACCGCAGCGTTCACCCTGCCGATCCTCCAGTATCTGACCCAACACAAGCGCGTGCCTTCCCGCGGGCGGCCCCGGGTGTTGATCCTGGGCCCTACCCGTGAACTGGTCGCCCAGATCGGGGATAGCATCCGGACCTATGGCCGGCATGTGAATGTGACGCACACCACCATTTTCGGCGGGGTGGGTCAGCAGCCGCAGGTGGTGGCGGTCAACCGCGGCGTCGATATTGTGGCCGCCACACCGGGCCGCCTGCTGGATCTGATGCAACAGGGGCATGTCCGCCTCGATCAGGTCGAGGTCTTTGTCCTCGATGAGGCTGACCGGATGTTGGATATGGGCTTTATCCGCGACATCCGCCAGATCTTGAACGCCTTGCCGAAGAAACGCCACACACTCTTTTTCTCCGCGACCATGGCCAAGGAGGTCGTGGAACTCGCCCGTACCATGGTGCATGATCCCATTCATGTCACCATCACTCCGGGACAGCCGACCGTCGAGAAGATTGACCAGAAAGTGCTTTTTGTGGACAAGGGGCACAAGGACTCCCTACTGGCTTCTCTCTTGAAGGATCCCTCGATCAACCGCGTGATTGTCTTTGTGCAGATGAAACATGCCGCCGACAAAGTGGTGCAAAAACTGATGATGAATGGCATTTCGACCGAGGCGATTCACGGGAACAAGAGCCAGAGTGCGCGTACCAGGGCACTGGCGGGGTTCAAGGCGGGGAAAGTCCGCGTGCTGGTGGCGACGGATATCGCGGCCCGCGGGTTGGATGTGGATGATATCACCCACGTCGTCAATTATGATCTTCCCATTGAGCCGGAGACCTATGTCCATCGTATCGGCAGAACGGCCCGGGCCGGCGCCTCGGGGGATGCCGTCTCCTTCTGCGCGGCCGAGGATCGTGAATTTCTTCGCGCCATTGAACGCTTGATCCGCAAAGCCATTCCGGTGGATACGGCTCATGAATATCATTCCGAGACGGCCAGGAATGCGACGGGCGCCAACGCGCGCCCCCCGCCGCGTCGCCAAATGCGCGGCGGTGGTGGTGGACGGCAAGGGGGCCGTCCCTCCGGAAACCGGAGACGGTAG
- a CDS encoding zinc ribbon domain-containing protein has protein sequence MPIYEFYCHKCNTIYNFLSRSIQPDKRPHCPHCKRIKLDKQISVFAHTGRAKEAPAGGEPEMAMDESKMERAMDALAREADGMSEEDPRQAANLMRKFSEMTGMKLGSGMQEALNRLEAGESPDEIEAELGDRLEKEDPFIMPDKDKKGSTKGMPRPAPKRDATLHEM, from the coding sequence ATGCCCATTTACGAATTTTACTGCCATAAGTGCAATACGATCTACAACTTCCTGTCGCGCAGCATCCAGCCCGACAAGCGGCCCCATTGTCCCCACTGCAAGCGGATCAAACTCGACAAGCAGATTTCGGTATTCGCCCACACCGGCCGGGCCAAGGAAGCCCCGGCGGGGGGTGAGCCGGAAATGGCGATGGATGAGTCCAAAATGGAGCGGGCCATGGATGCCCTGGCCCGCGAGGCGGACGGCATGAGTGAGGAGGATCCCCGACAGGCGGCCAACCTCATGCGAAAATTCTCCGAAATGACCGGCATGAAACTCGGCTCAGGAATGCAGGAGGCGTTGAACCGCCTGGAAGCCGGCGAAAGCCCTGACGAGATCGAAGCCGAACTGGGTGACCGCCTGGAAAAGGAAGATCCCTTCATCATGCCCGACAAAGACAAAAAGGGTTCCACCAAAGGAATGCCACGCCCAGCCCCGAAACGCGACGCCACCCTTCACGAGATGTGA
- a CDS encoding VanZ family protein, producing the protein MNFFLKLSPPDVMRWGWLNWPAKGRRAVTLLFLVLINWLLLAPAGTFREVHVFLSHQDKIAHFGMFGILTGLARWSAPATWSQGWRRPVFILALVAYGLATECLQLLLPSLGRNFEWLDLASDAVGVAFGLWLCERLARQGKLTE; encoded by the coding sequence ATGAATTTCTTTCTGAAATTATCTCCGCCTGACGTCATGCGCTGGGGCTGGCTGAATTGGCCGGCAAAGGGCCGTCGAGCGGTCACCTTGCTTTTTCTTGTGTTGATCAATTGGCTGTTGCTGGCCCCTGCAGGGACATTCCGCGAGGTGCATGTCTTTCTCTCGCATCAGGACAAGATCGCCCATTTCGGGATGTTTGGCATTTTGACCGGGCTGGCACGCTGGTCGGCTCCCGCCACGTGGAGCCAAGGATGGCGGCGCCCTGTATTTATTCTGGCCCTGGTTGCCTATGGCTTAGCCACTGAATGCCTTCAACTCCTCCTGCCCAGTCTGGGTCGTAACTTCGAGTGGTTGGACCTGGCGAGTGATGCCGTGGGTGTCGCCTTCGGCCTCTGGCTCTGCGAACGTCTCGCTCGGCAGGGAAAGTTGACAGAATGA
- the xerD gene encoding site-specific tyrosine recombinase XerD, producing the protein MIALVEQFLDHISFECGLSPKTREAYGHDLCDFSRFSQTAGIHTPREVTRKLLLGYLEHERDRGLAMNSIARRLVAIKVFFRYLVQEGLIEKDVTAVMESPRLWKVLPSTLSIKEVDALLKAVIGDDPHAIRDRAMMELLYASGLRVSELTHLTLEDLHLESGYLRCLGKGNKMRVTPVGGTARAAIERYFREVRPKLAKNPAVRQVFLTRRGTGFSRKTIWKQIKLFAKRAGITKEVSPHTLRHSFATHLLANGAPLRMIQEMLGHADIATTQVYTHVDQNRLKSVHQQFHPRA; encoded by the coding sequence ATGATAGCCTTGGTTGAACAATTTCTGGACCACATTTCGTTTGAATGCGGCTTAAGCCCGAAAACGCGCGAAGCATACGGGCATGATCTGTGTGATTTCTCCCGATTTTCCCAGACGGCCGGCATTCATACCCCGCGGGAGGTGACACGCAAACTTCTGCTGGGCTACCTTGAACATGAGCGTGACCGCGGGCTCGCCATGAATTCCATTGCCCGCCGCCTGGTGGCGATCAAGGTGTTTTTCCGCTACCTCGTTCAGGAGGGGTTGATTGAAAAAGACGTGACCGCAGTCATGGAGTCGCCCCGGCTCTGGAAAGTTCTGCCCTCGACGTTATCCATCAAGGAGGTGGATGCCCTGCTGAAGGCCGTGATCGGGGATGATCCGCATGCCATCCGGGACCGGGCCATGATGGAGCTGCTCTATGCCTCCGGGCTGCGGGTATCGGAGTTGACCCATCTGACGCTGGAGGATTTGCACCTCGAGAGTGGCTATCTCCGCTGTCTGGGGAAGGGGAACAAGATGCGGGTGACCCCTGTGGGCGGGACGGCGCGGGCGGCCATTGAACGGTATTTCCGGGAGGTGCGCCCGAAACTGGCCAAAAATCCGGCGGTACGTCAGGTCTTTCTGACGCGGCGGGGCACGGGCTTCAGTCGCAAGACCATCTGGAAACAAATCAAACTGTTTGCAAAGCGGGCCGGAATCACCAAGGAGGTGTCGCCCCATACGCTGCGGCACTCCTTTGCCACACATTTGCTGGCCAACGGCGCGCCATTGCGTATGATTCAGGAAATGTTGGGGCATGCGGATATTGCGACGACCCAGGTGTATACGCATGTGGACCAGAACCGGCTGAAATCCGTGCATCAGCAGTTTCACCCGCGGGCGTAA
- the rnc gene encoding ribonuclease III: MILGLRRPNPYRELEKRLGYKFSNRDLLEMALLHRSYRYEVKDVATDNQRLEFLGDAVAGFLVAAQLYRIDCDGDEGILTELRSRVTSGKAMANVARDIQLGDFMRLGKGEEMAGGRKREALLADGLEAVIGAAYLDGGVKAAEKIVARLLIPLLGEKPSDEWMANPKGKLQELSQGLYNCGPEYKCISDEGPPHRKVFVVEAIVGGARLGQGTGSSKRVAETEAAIVGVRKLLAGR, translated from the coding sequence ATGATATTAGGCTTAAGACGACCGAATCCTTATCGTGAGCTGGAAAAGCGGTTGGGCTATAAATTCAGCAATCGGGACCTGCTTGAGATGGCGTTGCTCCATCGTTCCTACCGCTATGAGGTGAAGGATGTGGCGACGGATAACCAGCGGCTCGAGTTCCTGGGCGATGCGGTGGCGGGGTTCCTGGTGGCTGCTCAACTCTACCGGATCGATTGTGATGGCGATGAGGGGATCCTCACGGAGCTGCGGAGCCGGGTGACCAGCGGCAAGGCCATGGCGAATGTGGCCCGCGATATCCAGCTGGGTGATTTCATGCGTCTGGGGAAAGGGGAGGAAATGGCCGGGGGGCGTAAGCGCGAGGCCCTCCTGGCGGATGGCCTGGAGGCGGTGATTGGTGCCGCCTACCTGGATGGCGGCGTCAAGGCCGCCGAAAAAATAGTCGCCAGGTTGCTGATCCCCTTGCTGGGCGAGAAGCCGAGTGACGAATGGATGGCCAATCCCAAAGGGAAGTTACAGGAACTCTCCCAGGGCCTTTACAATTGCGGGCCCGAGTACAAGTGCATTTCCGACGAGGGGCCGCCACACCGCAAAGTGTTCGTGGTGGAGGCGATTGTCGGGGGCGCCCGGCTGGGGCAGGGAACCGGTTCCAGCAAGCGGGTCGCCGAGACCGAGGCCGCCATCGTGGGCGTCCGCAAACTGCTGGCGGGACGGTAG
- a CDS encoding Nramp family divalent metal transporter, whose product MDRFKKWKAHLALFALVVGPGIITANVDNDAGGIATYSVAGAKYGYSLLWVLAPTCFLLVLVQEMCSRMGVVTGKGLSALIRERFGLGISFYLMIALFFTNLGNVVADFAGLAASAEIFGLHRWWAVPVGAFLLWHMVIKGSYRTIERVFFIACVFYVSYLISGFLAGPDWGQALQGSIKPNAQWDSSTLYMIVGIVGTTIAPWMQFYQQASVVEKGIPLKHYRYSQWDTVAGAIVVTIVCYFIMLACAATLHRSGIQIADAGDAAMALKPVAGRYCAGLFAFGLMSASLFGAAILPISTATSICEAMGWERGVNRKFTEAPHYYSLYTIVLFAGAAVALASSKAMLIPIMIFSQVVNGILLPVIIFFMLRITSDKSIMGAHTNSRWFNIVAWAGAIITASISILMVVMTLIQ is encoded by the coding sequence ATGGACCGTTTTAAAAAATGGAAAGCGCATCTGGCTCTCTTCGCTCTGGTCGTGGGGCCTGGAATCATCACCGCCAATGTGGATAATGATGCGGGCGGGATCGCCACCTACTCGGTGGCCGGCGCCAAATACGGGTACTCGCTGTTATGGGTGCTGGCCCCCACCTGCTTCCTGCTGGTACTGGTACAGGAAATGTGTAGCCGGATGGGCGTGGTCACCGGCAAAGGGCTGTCAGCGCTGATCCGCGAACGGTTCGGGCTGGGGATCTCCTTCTACCTCATGATCGCCCTGTTTTTCACCAACCTCGGCAATGTGGTCGCCGATTTCGCCGGCTTGGCGGCCAGCGCCGAGATTTTCGGCCTTCACCGCTGGTGGGCGGTCCCCGTGGGGGCCTTCCTTCTGTGGCACATGGTCATCAAGGGCTCCTACCGCACGATTGAACGGGTGTTCTTTATCGCCTGTGTCTTCTATGTATCCTACTTGATATCAGGCTTCCTGGCGGGGCCGGACTGGGGGCAGGCGCTCCAGGGCAGCATCAAACCGAATGCCCAGTGGGATTCGTCGACCCTTTACATGATTGTCGGCATTGTGGGAACCACCATCGCGCCCTGGATGCAGTTCTACCAGCAGGCCAGCGTGGTGGAAAAAGGCATCCCGCTCAAGCACTACCGGTACTCGCAGTGGGACACGGTGGCGGGCGCCATCGTGGTGACGATTGTCTGTTATTTCATTATGCTGGCCTGTGCGGCCACGCTGCATCGCAGCGGCATCCAGATCGCTGATGCGGGGGATGCGGCCATGGCCTTGAAGCCGGTGGCGGGCCGTTACTGTGCCGGGCTGTTCGCCTTCGGACTCATGAGTGCGTCCCTGTTCGGGGCGGCGATTTTGCCCATCTCCACCGCCACCAGCATCTGCGAGGCCATGGGTTGGGAACGCGGCGTGAACCGGAAATTCACGGAAGCCCCGCATTATTATTCCCTCTATACGATCGTGTTGTTTGCAGGGGCGGCGGTGGCCCTGGCGTCCAGCAAAGCCATGCTGATCCCCATTATGATCTTCTCGCAGGTGGTGAACGGGATCCTGCTGCCGGTGATCATCTTCTTCATGCTGCGCATTACCAGCGACAAGTCGATCATGGGCGCCCACACCAACAGCCGGTGGTTCAATATCGTCGCCTGGGCGGGCGCCATCATCACCGCCTCCATCAGCATCCTCATGGTGGTGATGACGCTGATTCAGTGA
- a CDS encoding 3-deoxy-7-phosphoheptulonate synthase, translating to MPPKTENLNVLELIPLITPRILKQELEASPSVLSNVLAARQTIRDILAGTDPRLLVVIGPCSIHDPVAALDYAARLAALRRELEKELFILMRVYFEKPRTTIGWKGLIYDPHMDGSADIACGLRVARRMLLKINEMGLPTATEMLDPIVPQYTADLVSWVAIGARTTESQTHRQMASGLSMPIGFKNRTDGNVQVAVDAMEAARHPHSFLGIDEDGHIAIVRTKGNECGHLILRGAKSGPNYQAEGIRDACERMTAGGLPPKLMVDCSHGNSGKSFAAQEKVWDSVLAQRHGGNQSIIGMLVESNLGEGSQPIPKDPADLRYGVSVTDECVGWETTERMLRGAASTLKGK from the coding sequence ATGCCCCCCAAGACCGAAAACCTCAACGTGCTGGAACTGATTCCGCTGATCACGCCCCGCATCCTCAAGCAGGAACTGGAGGCGTCTCCCTCCGTGCTCAGTAACGTGCTCGCCGCACGCCAGACGATCCGGGACATTCTGGCGGGAACCGACCCGCGCCTGCTCGTGGTGATCGGCCCCTGCTCCATCCACGACCCGGTGGCCGCCCTGGACTATGCCGCCCGGCTCGCGGCTCTCCGGCGGGAACTCGAGAAGGAGCTCTTCATTCTCATGCGGGTTTACTTTGAGAAGCCGCGAACCACCATCGGCTGGAAGGGCCTGATCTATGACCCGCACATGGATGGCTCCGCAGATATTGCCTGTGGCCTGCGCGTGGCCCGGCGCATGCTGTTAAAAATCAATGAGATGGGCCTGCCCACGGCCACGGAAATGCTGGACCCGATCGTACCCCAGTATACCGCAGATCTGGTCAGCTGGGTGGCCATCGGCGCCCGCACCACGGAATCCCAGACCCACCGCCAGATGGCCAGCGGCCTCTCCATGCCGATCGGCTTCAAAAACCGGACCGACGGCAATGTGCAGGTGGCGGTTGACGCCATGGAAGCGGCGCGCCATCCCCATAGCTTCCTTGGTATCGACGAGGATGGGCACATTGCCATCGTCCGGACCAAGGGCAATGAATGCGGGCATCTGATCCTGCGCGGCGCCAAATCGGGCCCGAATTACCAGGCCGAAGGGATCCGCGACGCCTGTGAACGCATGACCGCCGGGGGACTTCCCCCCAAGCTCATGGTGGACTGCAGTCACGGCAATTCCGGAAAAAGTTTTGCAGCCCAGGAAAAAGTCTGGGATTCGGTATTGGCGCAGCGCCATGGCGGGAATCAGTCCATTATCGGCATGCTGGTCGAAAGCAACCTGGGCGAAGGGAGCCAGCCCATCCCGAAAGACCCCGCCGACCTGCGATACGGCGTTTCCGTGACCGACGAATGCGTCGGCTGGGAAACCACCGAGCGAATGCTGAGAGGGGCGGCCTCCACCCTGAAGGGGAAATAA